From the Vicinamibacteria bacterium genome, the window TGCTGATAGACGGCGTAACGGCGCTCCGCCGCCTCCTGCGATTCCTCCAGGAAGTGTCGGTAGCGCTCGGGGGCGGCCCGCTCGACCGTACGGAAGCGCGACTCATTGCGCATGTAATCGGCGACTTTGGCTTTGGGAGGTCCGTAGTCGAGATGGAGAGGAGGCTCGCCCTTGACGAGACGACGAGGGTCGAACCGGTAGAGGGGCCAGACCCCCGAGTCCACCGCGAGCTTTTGCTGGGCCGCGCCCTGGGCCATGTCGTAACCATGGGCGATGCAATGACTGTAGGCGATGATGAGCGACGGGCCGGCGTAGGATTCGGCCTCCAGAAAAGCTTGAGCG encodes:
- a CDS encoding pyruvate:ferredoxin (flavodoxin) oxidoreductase, whose product is AQAFLEAESYAGPSLIIAYSHCIAHGYDMAQGAAQQKLAVDSGVWPLYRFDPRRLVKGEPPLHLDYGPPKAKVADYMRNESRFRTVERAAPERYRHFLEESQEAAERRYAVYQQLAGITVPVSSTEEATEEKEGT